Proteins encoded together in one Benincasa hispida cultivar B227 chromosome 1, ASM972705v1, whole genome shotgun sequence window:
- the LOC120070474 gene encoding ATP-dependent (S)-NAD(P)H-hydrate dehydratase isoform X1 yields MLASSAVFRRQQFLIRSLGGFGDCTYQNKRQQIKAMSGGYIEADAANILRAITPSLDPNRYKGQAGKIAVIGGCREYTGAPYFAAISALKIGADLSHVFCTKDAAPVIKSYSPELIVHPVLEESYSVRDEEKKFIAERVLAEVDKWLERFDCLVIGPGLGRDPFLLDCVSEIIRHARQNNIPMVIDGDGLFLITDNLHLVSNYPLAVLTPNVNEYKRLVKNVLLAEVDEQDAPNQLLSLAKRIGGLTILRKGRADLISDGETVKSVSIYGSPRRCGGQGDILSGSVAVFVSWAQRQGFVTDGNLATSLKNPTVLGCIAGSALLRRAASLAFENKKRSTLTTDIIEFLWRSLEDISPAH; encoded by the exons ATGTTGGCTTCCTCGGCTGTGTTTAGAAGGCAACAGTTCCTGATAAGGTCTCTTGGAGGTTTCGGTGATTGTACCTATCAGAATAAAAGGCAACAAATCAAAGCCATGAGTGGAGGTTATATTGAGGCTGATGCTGCGAACATTCTAAGAGCAATTACACCTAGTCTTGATCCCAATAGATACAAAGGCCAGGCGG GGAAGATAGCTGTTATTGGTGGATGTCGTGAGTACACAGGTGCTCCCTACTTTGCTGCTATATCAGCTTTGAAAATT GGTGCAGATTTATCTCATGTTTTCTGCACAAAAGATGCTGCTCCTGTCATAAAGAGCTATAGTCCAGAGTTAATTGTGCATCCTGTTCTAGAAGAATCATACAGTGTCAG AGATGAGGAAAAGAAGTTCATCGCAGAAAGGGTTCTTGCTGAGGTTGACAAGTGGCTGGAAAGATTTGATTGTCTTGTGATTGGTCCAGGCCTTGGAAGGGATCCATTTCTTCTG GATTGTGTCAGTGAAATCATAAGGCATGCAAGGCAGAACAATATACCGATGGTCATTGATGGG GATGGTCTCTTTCTTATCACTGACAATCTTCACCTTGTAAGCAATTACCCCCTGGCGGTCCTGACTCCAAATGTAAATGAATATAAACGTCTCGTAAAAAATGTGCTGCTTGCTGAAGTTGATGAACAAGATGCTCCTAACCAATTGCTGTCTCTTGCCAAAAG GATTGGTGGCCTAACTATCCTCAGGAAAGGGAGAGCTGACCTCATTAGTGACGGTGAGACAG TCAAATCAGTGAGCATTTATGGTTCTCCCCGCCGTTGTGGTGGCCAAGGTGATATACTTTCAGGAAG TGTTGCAGTTTTCGTATCTTGGGCCCAGCGACAAGGTTTTGTAACAGATGGGAATTTGGCTACCAG TCTAAAGAATCCAACAGTGTTGGGGTGCATTGCTGGATCTGCTTTACTTAGAAGGGCTGCATCACTTGCATTTGAGAACAAGAAAAGATCAACCCTTACTACTGATATCATTGAGTTCTTGTGGAGAAG TTTAGAGGACATTTCTCCAGCTCACTAA
- the LOC120070474 gene encoding ATP-dependent (S)-NAD(P)H-hydrate dehydratase isoform X2 has translation MLASSAVFRRQQFLIRSLGGFGDCTYQNKRQQIKAMSGGYIEADAANILRAITPSLDPNRYKGQAGKIAVIGGCREYTVFSFQGADLSHVFCTKDAAPVIKSYSPELIVHPVLEESYSVRDEEKKFIAERVLAEVDKWLERFDCLVIGPGLGRDPFLLDCVSEIIRHARQNNIPMVIDGDGLFLITDNLHLVSNYPLAVLTPNVNEYKRLVKNVLLAEVDEQDAPNQLLSLAKRIGGLTILRKGRADLISDGETVKSVSIYGSPRRCGGQGDILSGSVAVFVSWAQRQGFVTDGNLATSLKNPTVLGCIAGSALLRRAASLAFENKKRSTLTTDIIEFLWRSLEDISPAH, from the exons ATGTTGGCTTCCTCGGCTGTGTTTAGAAGGCAACAGTTCCTGATAAGGTCTCTTGGAGGTTTCGGTGATTGTACCTATCAGAATAAAAGGCAACAAATCAAAGCCATGAGTGGAGGTTATATTGAGGCTGATGCTGCGAACATTCTAAGAGCAATTACACCTAGTCTTGATCCCAATAGATACAAAGGCCAGGCGG GGAAGATAGCTGTTATTGGTGGATGTCGTGAGTACACAG TTTTTTCTTTCCAGGGTGCAGATTTATCTCATGTTTTCTGCACAAAAGATGCTGCTCCTGTCATAAAGAGCTATAGTCCAGAGTTAATTGTGCATCCTGTTCTAGAAGAATCATACAGTGTCAG AGATGAGGAAAAGAAGTTCATCGCAGAAAGGGTTCTTGCTGAGGTTGACAAGTGGCTGGAAAGATTTGATTGTCTTGTGATTGGTCCAGGCCTTGGAAGGGATCCATTTCTTCTG GATTGTGTCAGTGAAATCATAAGGCATGCAAGGCAGAACAATATACCGATGGTCATTGATGGG GATGGTCTCTTTCTTATCACTGACAATCTTCACCTTGTAAGCAATTACCCCCTGGCGGTCCTGACTCCAAATGTAAATGAATATAAACGTCTCGTAAAAAATGTGCTGCTTGCTGAAGTTGATGAACAAGATGCTCCTAACCAATTGCTGTCTCTTGCCAAAAG GATTGGTGGCCTAACTATCCTCAGGAAAGGGAGAGCTGACCTCATTAGTGACGGTGAGACAG TCAAATCAGTGAGCATTTATGGTTCTCCCCGCCGTTGTGGTGGCCAAGGTGATATACTTTCAGGAAG TGTTGCAGTTTTCGTATCTTGGGCCCAGCGACAAGGTTTTGTAACAGATGGGAATTTGGCTACCAG TCTAAAGAATCCAACAGTGTTGGGGTGCATTGCTGGATCTGCTTTACTTAGAAGGGCTGCATCACTTGCATTTGAGAACAAGAAAAGATCAACCCTTACTACTGATATCATTGAGTTCTTGTGGAGAAG TTTAGAGGACATTTCTCCAGCTCACTAA
- the LOC120070474 gene encoding ATP-dependent (S)-NAD(P)H-hydrate dehydratase isoform X3, giving the protein MSGGYIEADAANILRAITPSLDPNRYKGQAGKIAVIGGCREYTGAPYFAAISALKIGADLSHVFCTKDAAPVIKSYSPELIVHPVLEESYSVRDEEKKFIAERVLAEVDKWLERFDCLVIGPGLGRDPFLLDCVSEIIRHARQNNIPMVIDGDGLFLITDNLHLVSNYPLAVLTPNVNEYKRLVKNVLLAEVDEQDAPNQLLSLAKRIGGLTILRKGRADLISDGETVKSVSIYGSPRRCGGQGDILSGSVAVFVSWAQRQGFVTDGNLATSLKNPTVLGCIAGSALLRRAASLAFENKKRSTLTTDIIEFLWRSLEDISPAH; this is encoded by the exons ATGAGTGGAGGTTATATTGAGGCTGATGCTGCGAACATTCTAAGAGCAATTACACCTAGTCTTGATCCCAATAGATACAAAGGCCAGGCGG GGAAGATAGCTGTTATTGGTGGATGTCGTGAGTACACAGGTGCTCCCTACTTTGCTGCTATATCAGCTTTGAAAATT GGTGCAGATTTATCTCATGTTTTCTGCACAAAAGATGCTGCTCCTGTCATAAAGAGCTATAGTCCAGAGTTAATTGTGCATCCTGTTCTAGAAGAATCATACAGTGTCAG AGATGAGGAAAAGAAGTTCATCGCAGAAAGGGTTCTTGCTGAGGTTGACAAGTGGCTGGAAAGATTTGATTGTCTTGTGATTGGTCCAGGCCTTGGAAGGGATCCATTTCTTCTG GATTGTGTCAGTGAAATCATAAGGCATGCAAGGCAGAACAATATACCGATGGTCATTGATGGG GATGGTCTCTTTCTTATCACTGACAATCTTCACCTTGTAAGCAATTACCCCCTGGCGGTCCTGACTCCAAATGTAAATGAATATAAACGTCTCGTAAAAAATGTGCTGCTTGCTGAAGTTGATGAACAAGATGCTCCTAACCAATTGCTGTCTCTTGCCAAAAG GATTGGTGGCCTAACTATCCTCAGGAAAGGGAGAGCTGACCTCATTAGTGACGGTGAGACAG TCAAATCAGTGAGCATTTATGGTTCTCCCCGCCGTTGTGGTGGCCAAGGTGATATACTTTCAGGAAG TGTTGCAGTTTTCGTATCTTGGGCCCAGCGACAAGGTTTTGTAACAGATGGGAATTTGGCTACCAG TCTAAAGAATCCAACAGTGTTGGGGTGCATTGCTGGATCTGCTTTACTTAGAAGGGCTGCATCACTTGCATTTGAGAACAAGAAAAGATCAACCCTTACTACTGATATCATTGAGTTCTTGTGGAGAAG TTTAGAGGACATTTCTCCAGCTCACTAA
- the LOC120070520 gene encoding stem-specific protein TSJT1 produces the protein MLGIFSSSIMSPPDELVAAGSRTPSPKTTSAALLNRFVQTNSSAVSLQLGDHVQLAYTHETESVLCPRSFAVKDDIFCLFEGVLDNLGSLRQQYGLAKSANEVILVIEAYKALRDRAPYPPSHVVGHLSGSFAFIVFDKSTSTLFVASDRNGKVPLYWGITADGYVAFSDNADLLKGACGKSLASFPQGCFLSTAVGELRCYQNPKNKITAVPANEEEIWGATFKVEGPAALAATR, from the exons ATGTTGGGGATATTCAGCAGTTCCATCATGTCGCCACCGGACGAGTTAGTCGCCGCCGGCAGCCGTACGCCGTCGCCAAAAACCACATCGGCGGCTCTCTTGAACCGGTTCGTCCAGACCAACTCCTCCGCCGTATCTCTGCAGCTGGGGGACCACGTCCAGCTTGCTTACACTCACGAAACTGAATCCGTCTTATGCCCCAG ATCGTTCGCGGTGAAGGACGACATCTTCTGTTTATTCGAGGGAGTTTTGGACAATTTAGGGAGCCTCCGGCAACAATACGGCTTAGCCAAATCGGCGAACGAGGTGATTCTGGTAATCGAAGCTTACAAGGCCCTCCGTGACCGGGCCCCCTACCCGCCCAGCCACGTCGTCGGCCATCTTAGCGGCAGTTTCGCATTCATCGTCTTCGACAAGTCCACCTCCACTCTCTTCGTCGCTTCT GATCGGAATGGGAAGGTTCCGTTGTATTGGGGAATCACTGCCGATGGTTACGTGGCTTTTTCCGATAACGCCGATCTGCTCAAAGGCGCTTGCGGGAAATCGCTTGCTTCTTTCCCTCAAG GGTGTTTCTTATCTACAGCAGTTGGTGAACTGAGATGCTATCAGAATCCTAAGAACAAGATCACTGCTGTTCCTGCTAATGAAGAAGAGATATGGGGTGCAACATTCAAA GTGGAGGGGCCTGCAGCTTTGGCAGCCACACGGTGA